The Planctomycetota bacterium genomic interval ATCGGCCCGGAGTTGCGATTGCATCAGTGCGGCCTGCCGAAGAAGATCGCGCTGGAACTGTTCCAGCCGTTCATCATCCGGAGGCTAAAGGAACTCGGCTACGCCGACACGATCAAGAGCGCCAAGCGGATGCTGGAGCGCCAGGACCGCGAAGTGTGGGACATCCTGGAGGAAGTGACGCACCAGCACCCGGTGCTTCTGAACCGCGCGCCGACGCTGCACCGCATGGGCATCCAGGCGTTCGAGCCAGTGCTGATCGAAGGCAACGCCATCAAGATTCATCCGCTCGTGTGCCGGGCCTTCAACGCCGACTTCGACGGCGACCAAATGGCCGTTCATCTGCCGCTCTCGATCGAGGCCCAGGTGGACGCCAGCGTGCTGATGATGGCGACGAACAACATCTTCAGCCCGTCCAACGGGGCTCCAATCATGAGTCCCAGCCAGGACGTCGTCCTGGGGTGCTTCTACCTGACGAACATGAACCTGGGCGAAAAGGGCGAGGGCAAGGCCTTTGCCAGCCTCCAGGAGGCTATCGCCGCCCACGCGCACGGCATCGTGAGCCTCCACGCCCGCATCCTCGTCCGCCTGCCGGAAGGGCTCCAACTGGCGACGGAAGACGGCCCGGAGGCGAGCCCCAAGAACCGGCGGATCGAAACCACCGTCGGACGCATCCTCTTCAATGACATCCTCCCGGCGGGGATGCCGTTCTATAACTTCGCGCTGCACCAGAAAGGGACGGCCCAGGTCATCAGCGATTGTTACCGGCTGCTGGGGCGGTCGGCCACGATCGACGTCCTGGACGCCATCAAGGAACTCGGGTTCAAGTGGTCCACGCTGGCGGGCCTGTCGTTCTCCACGGAAGACCTCCGCGTCCCCGTCGAGAAGAAACGCAAGATCCTCGAGGCCACCCAAAGAACAGTGGACCGGATCAACCGGAACTACGAGGCGGGCGCCATCACCGACGGCGAACGGTACAACCAGGTGATCGACGCGTGGACCCACGCGCGGGAACAGGTGACCGCCGAGATGATGAAGGAACTCCAGAACGACACGCGCGAGGGCCGGCCGCGCCTCAACCCCATCTGGCTGATGACGCATTCGGGCGCCCGCGGCAGCATCGACCAGGTGCGGCAGTTAGCGGGCATGCGAGGCCTGATGGCGAAGCCATCGGGCCTGATTATCGAGACGCCCATCAAGGCCAACTTCCGCGAAGGCCTCACCGTGCTGGAGTACTTCTCCTCGACTCACGGCGCGCGTAAGGGCCTGGCGGATACGGCCCTGAAGACGGCCGACTCGGGGTATCTGACGCGCAAACTCGCCGACGTCGCCCAGAACGTCATCATCGCCGAGGACGATTGCGGCACACTGAACTCGGTCGAGAAAGAGGTGTGGTACGCGGGCGGCGAGGTGGACCGGCCGCTCGTCGACGCCGTCGTCGGCCGCATCTCCGCCCAGAACATCGTGGACCCGCTCACCGACCAGTACGTCGTGCGGGTCGGCGAAGTGATTACGGCAGGGGCGGCGTCGAAGATCGAGGAACTCGGCATCGACCGCCTTCGCGTCCGCAGCCCGCTCACGTGCGAGTCCCCCTTCGGGTGCTGCGCGATGTGCTACGGCGTGGACCGGTCGAGCGGCGAACTGGTGGAAGAGGGGATGGCGGTCGGCATCATCGCCGCCCAGTCCATCGGCGAGCCGGGCACGCAACTGACGATGCGGACGTTCCACATCGGCGGCACGGCCCACCGGGCGGTCCTTCAGAGCGAACACCGGGCCGGCCAGGACGGCGTGGTGAAGTACCACGGCATCCGGGCGGTTTCCGTCAAAGACGGCGAGGACGAACGCACCATCAGCCTGAAGCGTAACGGCGAAATCCTCGTCCTCGACCCCAAGGGCAGGGAACTCGAACGTTTCGGCGTTCCCCTCGGCGCCACGCTTCTGGTGAAGGACGAAGCCAAGGTCAAGGCCGGCGAACTGGTCTGCAAGTGGGACCCGCACATGGCCCCCATCCTCGCGGAGGACGAAGGCATCGCCCGCTACGCCGACATCGTCGAGGGCGAGACGATGCGCATCGAGGAGGACCGGGCGGGCTTCAAGCGGCGCCTGGTCATCGAGCACAAAGGCGAACTCCACCCCCGCATCATCGTCGAGGACCGGGAAGGCAAGATCCTCGAATTCCACTACATCCCCGCCCGCACGTACGTCGAGATCGACGAAGGGGAGAAGGTTGTGCCGGGCATGATCCTGGCGCGGCGCCCGCGGGAAGTCACGGGCACCCAGGACATCACGGCCGGCCTGCCGCGCGTCACGGAACTCTTTGAGGCCCGCAAGCCCAAAGAGCCCGCCGTCATGAGTGAGATCGACGGCGTGGTGGAACTGTCGCAGGAGAAGAAGCGCGGCAAGATGACCATCATCGTCCGGAATCCCGAGACGAGCATCGAGAAAGAGCACTACGTGCCGCACGACCGCCACCTCAGGGTCCACACGGGCGACCAGGTCAAGGCGGGCGAGATGCTCACGGACGGTCCGCTCGTTCCCCACGACATGCTGCGGATTGCCGGCGAGGCGGAACTCCAGAAGTACCTGCTGCGGGAGATCCAGAACGTGTACCGGTGCGCGCCGGTCACAATCGACGACAAACACATCGAGGCGATCCTTTCGCGGATGCTGCGCAAAGTGCGCGTGGACCGGCCGGGCGACACGAGTTTCCTCCCCGGCGAGGTGGTGGACAAGTTCCGGTTCCGCGCCGAGAACCAGCGCCTCGGCCAGATGGTCAAGGTCGTGGACCCCGGCGACACGGAGTTCGAGGAAGAGCAACTGGTGCTGAAGAGCGAATTCGAGGAAGCGGCGGCGATTGCCGAGCAGGGCGGCGGCGCGGAGCCCAAGAAGCGCCGGCCCAAGCCTGCCACCGCCAAGACGATGCTCCTGGGAATTACGAAGGCCAGTCTCCAGAGCGAATCGTTCCTCTCGGCCGCCAGTTTCCAGGAAACGACCAAGGTCTTGACGGAAGCGGGGCTGGCGGGTAAAGCGGACCCGCTCCTGGGCCTCAAGGAAAACGTGGTGCTGGGGCACCTGATTCCGGCCGGGACCGGCTTTAAGCCCTATCTGGAGGCGATGGTTCGGCTGCACGCGGAACCGCCGGTCGCGGCCGAACGGGCTGCCGAAGAGCAGGCGCCCATTGGTCTGGGGTCCGAGGTCCGACAAAGGCTTCTGGAAGCCTAAGGCGGACGGGAAAGGCAAACAGGGAGAAAACGAAGGATGCCGACGATCAACCAACTCGTCCGAAAAGGACGCCGGAAACAGAAGTCGAAGTCGAAGAGCCAGGCGCTCCAGCGATGCCCTCAGAAACGGGGCGTGTGCACGCTGGTCCGCACCATGACGCCCAAGAAGCCGAACTCCGCCCTGCGGAAAATCGCGCGCGTGCGCCTGTCGACCGGCAAGGAGATCACCGCGTACATTCCCGGCATCGACCACAACCTTCAGGAACACTCCATCGTGCTGGTGCGTGGCGGGCGAGTCCGCGACCTGCCGGGCGTCCGGTATCACATTATCCGCGGCACGCTCGACGCGCTGGGCGTGGAGAACCGCAAACAGAGCCGTTCCAAGTACGGGGCGAAGAAAGGCAGGTAGGCCGCCCAGAGGACCACCCTGGCGGCCGGGAGATCGACATGGCCTACAAGAAGTGGACCGCGAGCCACACGCACTTGCGCCCGGACCCCAGGTTCAACAGCGACCTCGTCCAGACGTTCGTCAACTGCATGATGTGGCAGGGCAAGAAGGCGACAGCGCAGCGCGTTTTCTACGGGGCGATGGACCTGATTGCCGAAAAGGTCAAGGACGCCCAGCCGCTGGAAGTCTTTACCCAGGCGGTGGATAACGTGAAGCCGCGCATCGAGGTCCGCTCGAAGCGCGTGGGCGGTGCGACGTACCAGGTCCCGATGCAGGTGAATGAGAAGCGTCGCCTGAGCCTGGCAATCCGCTGGATTCTGGAGGCGGCGCGCGGCCGATCAGGTAAGCCGATGGCCGACCGCCTGGCCGAGGAACTCCTCGCGGCGTACAAGCGTGAAGGAACCGCGATCCAGACGCGCGAGAACGTGCACCGGATGGCCGAGGCCAATAAGGCGTTCGCCCACTTCGCGTGGTAATCCCTGGGGCCGGCGGGCAATGGCGCGCCGGCCCCGCTTTTTTCCGGGTCTCCAGTCAGACAAGAATCGGCCGCCTTGACATGAAAAGGCGGTGGGGACAAAGGGAGGGCGGGCCGTACGCGCCCTCCGCCCGATGGTACGAGCCGAACGATGGCTACCGACAGCCCGCCAGGTCGGGTCGCCTGTGGCGACCTGGACAACATTCGAAACATCGGTATTACCGCGCACATCGATGCCGGTAAGA includes:
- the rpoC gene encoding DNA-directed RNA polymerase subunit beta' translates to MKALLDLFKQVTQEQEFDAIKTGLASPEKIRSWSYGEVKKPETINYRTYRAERDGLFCERIFGPERDWECFCGKYKGTKHKGMICDRCGVKVTHSRVRRKRMGHINLAAPVVHIWFFKAMPSRLGALLDMKVSDLEKVIYFQDYVVVDPGPTPLKPKQLLSEEEYREMREQYGSEFEADMGAEAVKKMLQRLDLAALSLELRDGFEKTRSKQKIRNLTKRLRLVESLRESGNQPEWMVLDVIPVIPPDLRPLVLLDSGNFATSDLNDLYRRIMNRNNRLKKLVDLNAPEVIIRNEKRMLQAAVDSLFDNARCRRPVLGSSNRPLKSLTDMIKGKQGRFRENLLGKRVDYSARSVIVIGPELRLHQCGLPKKIALELFQPFIIRRLKELGYADTIKSAKRMLERQDREVWDILEEVTHQHPVLLNRAPTLHRMGIQAFEPVLIEGNAIKIHPLVCRAFNADFDGDQMAVHLPLSIEAQVDASVLMMATNNIFSPSNGAPIMSPSQDVVLGCFYLTNMNLGEKGEGKAFASLQEAIAAHAHGIVSLHARILVRLPEGLQLATEDGPEASPKNRRIETTVGRILFNDILPAGMPFYNFALHQKGTAQVISDCYRLLGRSATIDVLDAIKELGFKWSTLAGLSFSTEDLRVPVEKKRKILEATQRTVDRINRNYEAGAITDGERYNQVIDAWTHAREQVTAEMMKELQNDTREGRPRLNPIWLMTHSGARGSIDQVRQLAGMRGLMAKPSGLIIETPIKANFREGLTVLEYFSSTHGARKGLADTALKTADSGYLTRKLADVAQNVIIAEDDCGTLNSVEKEVWYAGGEVDRPLVDAVVGRISAQNIVDPLTDQYVVRVGEVITAGAASKIEELGIDRLRVRSPLTCESPFGCCAMCYGVDRSSGELVEEGMAVGIIAAQSIGEPGTQLTMRTFHIGGTAHRAVLQSEHRAGQDGVVKYHGIRAVSVKDGEDERTISLKRNGEILVLDPKGRELERFGVPLGATLLVKDEAKVKAGELVCKWDPHMAPILAEDEGIARYADIVEGETMRIEEDRAGFKRRLVIEHKGELHPRIIVEDREGKILEFHYIPARTYVEIDEGEKVVPGMILARRPREVTGTQDITAGLPRVTELFEARKPKEPAVMSEIDGVVELSQEKKRGKMTIIVRNPETSIEKEHYVPHDRHLRVHTGDQVKAGEMLTDGPLVPHDMLRIAGEAELQKYLLREIQNVYRCAPVTIDDKHIEAILSRMLRKVRVDRPGDTSFLPGEVVDKFRFRAENQRLGQMVKVVDPGDTEFEEEQLVLKSEFEEAAAIAEQGGGAEPKKRRPKPATAKTMLLGITKASLQSESFLSAASFQETTKVLTEAGLAGKADPLLGLKENVVLGHLIPAGTGFKPYLEAMVRLHAEPPVAAERAAEEQAPIGLGSEVRQRLLEA
- the rpsL gene encoding 30S ribosomal protein S12 codes for the protein MPTINQLVRKGRRKQKSKSKSQALQRCPQKRGVCTLVRTMTPKKPNSALRKIARVRLSTGKEITAYIPGIDHNLQEHSIVLVRGGRVRDLPGVRYHIIRGTLDALGVENRKQSRSKYGAKKGR
- the rpsG gene encoding 30S ribosomal protein S7, whose translation is MAYKKWTASHTHLRPDPRFNSDLVQTFVNCMMWQGKKATAQRVFYGAMDLIAEKVKDAQPLEVFTQAVDNVKPRIEVRSKRVGGATYQVPMQVNEKRRLSLAIRWILEAARGRSGKPMADRLAEELLAAYKREGTAIQTRENVHRMAEANKAFAHFAW